A single region of the Lycium barbarum isolate Lr01 chromosome 2, ASM1917538v2, whole genome shotgun sequence genome encodes:
- the LOC132623741 gene encoding uncharacterized protein LOC132623741 isoform X1 has product MARKRQRNSSQDGLLSNSSEQQGQQVESGAMPQPPQNWPRNERQPIQSGNLSRNDSHDIENLPDYSESEEQSKRPRGPTMMHSGWGKDGDNLHVELNDRGQVIGPEAARLHSKLGVIARNGILAPLNHRYWRLVPDMYKDIIWSDIKENTDATDDMRRILMMSVGSKWKEWKHEAKSNGYDPYNTDIERLAHRPKRVAEDQWRSLVHYWSSKEAKEKSERNKESRKKLTMTHTSGRKSLAQIIDDMTKENTGVKPTRIEVWKKTHTRENKQPVNDIAGEVMKQMDDLAEVYPELNVPGSARNDIYSQVMGPDTHGIVRTLGKGAAPSLVYGPVYKRSQLEQRDFDARVEIEVQKATVAIQIDMDKKLAEAKQNMEAKMDERMDEKVKEKVKAEMQAYVQSIGFMNGSNSKSISYEEANNFVLAFP; this is encoded by the exons ATGGCAAGAAAAAGACAGAGAAATTCTAGTCAAGACGGGCTTTTATCTAATTCCTCGGAGCAACAAGGACAACAAGTGGAAAGTGGGGCAATGCCTCAACCACCTCAAAATTGGCCACGAAATGAAAGACAACCTATCCAATCTGGTAATTTGTCTAGAAATGATTCACATGATATAGAAAATCTTCCAG ATTATAGTGAGAGTGAAGAACAATCTAAGCGGCCTAGGGGTCCCACTATGATGCACTCAGGATGGGGAAAAGACGGTGACAATTTACATGTTGAATTGAATGATCGTGGACAAGTTATTGGTCCAGAAGCAGCTAGATTACATTCAAAACTTGGTGTGATAGCACGAAATGGCATTTTAGCGCCATTGAATCATAGATATTGGAGGCTTGTTCCTGATATGTACAAGGATATAATATGGAGTGATATTAAG gaaAATACTGATGCAACTGATGATATGAGACGCATTTTGATGATGTCAGTTGGATCTAAATGGAAAGAGTGGAAGCATGAAGCAAAAAGTAATGGCTATGACCCGTATAATACTGATATTGAGCGCTTAGCTCATCGTCCAAAGAGGGTTGCAGAAGATCAGTGGCGTTCATTAGTTCATTATTGGAGTTCAAAAGAAGCAAAG GAAAAGAGCGAGAGAAACAAAGAAAGTCGAAAAAAGTTAACTATGACACACACATCAGGAAGAAAAAGTCTTGCTCAAATTATAGATGAT ATGACAAAAGAGAATACTGGTGTAAAGCCAACTCGTATTGAGGTGTGGAAAAAAACTCACACTAGAGAGAATAAACAACCAGTAAATGACATAGCCGGTGAAGTTATG AAACAAATGGATGATCTTGCTGAGGTGTATCCCGAGTTAAATGTCCCTGGAAGTGCTCGCAATGATATATATTCACAAGTAATGGGACCAGACACTCATGGGATTGTTAGAACTCTAGGAAAAGGAGCAGCTCCAAGTTTAGTTTATGGCCCAGTATATAAACGATCGCAGTTGGAGCAACGAGATTTTGATGCAAGGGTTGAGATAGAAGTTCAAAAAGCTACCGTAGCAATCCAAATTGATATGGATAAAAAGTTGGCTGAAGCAAAACAAAATATGGAagcaaaaatggatgaaagaaTGGATGAAAAGGTGAAGGAAAAAGTGAAGGCTGAGATGCAAGCATACGTACAGAGTATCGGTTTTATGAATGGCTCAAACAGTAAATCAATCAGTTATGAAGAGGCAAACAATTTTGTGCTCG CTTTCCCATAA
- the LOC132628086 gene encoding uncharacterized protein LOC132628086, whose translation MGKKKFIDKKKAATYQLFARDSSDPAYESGSTGTDRVFVRVDNNTNYSIAGFDEPDPDDDPNSIFADAPEEGWAGFDSGNGNQIPEDVRKEILELGFPDDGYNYLEHLREIKNTGGGSAYYENPKAKLNELPHDVKAYDASKVEVAKVNDDSNEKYVYNVAAKTVGVRVQKAVDPEVAALLDDSDLSHFGSDVEDLELEEDFVIKANLHDGAVNVELDKNVSLPEKVDSDKVETYDTAGNVQRNEAKFATFEEQPRARRPLDEQFDLLELEEYGSETEDEYDVDMMEENECPESLAEKLNHAFKERAVDGLGLVNNGPDNGELLEPEADVINRCKEYAEKYENEIQGEEVALFEESSSDSEVWDCETIVSTYSNLDNHPGKIVAPEGRRKKLLPAISEASPIISLKGKEKLPVDYLPSKGKHALKKEDKKKQGSEKEEKENSNTEQLKRKQHGQESKEEKKERKAAVKEERREARRMKKETKVLYKCEAHRAQKVAAFTGPSAIHLM comes from the exons atggggaaaAAGAAGTTCATTGACAAGAAGAAAGCAGCTACATACCAATTATTCGCCCGTGATTCTTCGGATCCGGCTTACGAATCCGGGTCAACCGGAACCGACAGGGTATTCGTCAGAGTTGACAACAATACCAACTACTCAATCGCCGGCTTTGATGAACCCGACCCGGATGACGACCCGAATTCGATATTCGCGGATGCTCCGGAAGAGGGCTGGGCCGGGTTTGATTCGGGTAATGGAAATCAAATACCAGAGGATGTTAGAAAGGAGATATTGGAATTAGGTTTTCCAGATGATGGGTATAATTATTTAGAGCATTTAAGGGAGATTAAGAATACTGGTGGTGGTTCTGCTTATTATGAAAATCCTAAAGCTAAGCTTAATGAACTTCCTCATGATGTTAAG GCATATGATGCTTCAAAAGTGGAGGTTGCGAAAGTGAATGATGATTCCAATGAGAAGTATGTATACAATGTGGCAGCCAAGACGGTAGGGGTAAGAGTTCAGAAGGCAGTGGATCCTGAAGTAGCTGCTTTGCTAGATGACAGTGATTTGTCACATTTTGGGTCTGATGTGGAGGATTTAGAGTTAGAAGAAGATTTTGTGATTAAGGCAAACCTGCATGATGGGGCAGTTAATGTGGAACTTGACAAGAATGTAAGCTTGCCAGAGAAAGTGGACTCTGACAAAGTGGAAACCTATGATACGGCTGGGAATGTGCAGAGAAATGAGGCTAAATTTGCAACTTTTGAAGAGCAACCACGAGCACGCCGCCCTCTGGATGAACAGTTTGATCTG CTTGAACTTGAAGAGTATGGCTCTGAAACCGAAGatgaatatgatgttgatatgaTGGAGGAAAATGAGTGTCCCGAATCCCTTGCTGAAAAGCTTAATCATGCATTTAAGGAGCGTGCCGTTGATGGCTTGGGACTTGTTAATAATGGACCAGATAATGGAGAATTGCTTGAACCTGAAGCTGATGTCATAAACCGGTGCAAAGAATATGCTGAGAAGTATGAAAATGAAATTCAAGGGGAAGAGGTGGCTCTTTTTGAGGAAAGCAGCAGTGACTCAGAAGTATGGGATTGTGAAACTATAGTGTCAACGTATTCAAATCTTGATAACCACCCTGGAAAAATTGTAGCTCCTGAAGGCAGGAGAAAAAAGCTGCTCCCTGCTATTTCTGAAGCTTCGCCTATAATATCCCTAAAGGGAAAAGAGAAGCTTCCTGTCGACTATTTGCCTAGCAAGGGAAAGCATGCTTTGAAAAAGGAGGATAAGAAAAAGCAAGGTTCAGAAAAGGAGGAAAAGGAGAACTCAAACACAGAGCAACTCAAAAGAAAGCAACATGGTCAAGAGtcaaaggaggaaaagaaagaaagaaag GCTGCTGTGAAGGAAGAACGGCGTGAGGCACGTCGTATGAAAAAAGAGACAAAGGTGCTATATAAGTGTGAAGCACATCGTGCTCAGAAGGTTGCTGCTTTTACTGGACCATCTGCCATACATCTCAT GTGA
- the LOC132623741 gene encoding uncharacterized protein LOC132623741 isoform X2, which produces MARKRQRNSSQDGLLSNSSEQQGQQVESGAMPQPPQNWPRNERQPIQSDYSESEEQSKRPRGPTMMHSGWGKDGDNLHVELNDRGQVIGPEAARLHSKLGVIARNGILAPLNHRYWRLVPDMYKDIIWSDIKENTDATDDMRRILMMSVGSKWKEWKHEAKSNGYDPYNTDIERLAHRPKRVAEDQWRSLVHYWSSKEAKEKSERNKESRKKLTMTHTSGRKSLAQIIDDMTKENTGVKPTRIEVWKKTHTRENKQPVNDIAGEVMKQMDDLAEVYPELNVPGSARNDIYSQVMGPDTHGIVRTLGKGAAPSLVYGPVYKRSQLEQRDFDARVEIEVQKATVAIQIDMDKKLAEAKQNMEAKMDERMDEKVKEKVKAEMQAYVQSIGFMNGSNSKSISYEEANNFVLAFP; this is translated from the exons ATGGCAAGAAAAAGACAGAGAAATTCTAGTCAAGACGGGCTTTTATCTAATTCCTCGGAGCAACAAGGACAACAAGTGGAAAGTGGGGCAATGCCTCAACCACCTCAAAATTGGCCACGAAATGAAAGACAACCTATCCAATCTG ATTATAGTGAGAGTGAAGAACAATCTAAGCGGCCTAGGGGTCCCACTATGATGCACTCAGGATGGGGAAAAGACGGTGACAATTTACATGTTGAATTGAATGATCGTGGACAAGTTATTGGTCCAGAAGCAGCTAGATTACATTCAAAACTTGGTGTGATAGCACGAAATGGCATTTTAGCGCCATTGAATCATAGATATTGGAGGCTTGTTCCTGATATGTACAAGGATATAATATGGAGTGATATTAAG gaaAATACTGATGCAACTGATGATATGAGACGCATTTTGATGATGTCAGTTGGATCTAAATGGAAAGAGTGGAAGCATGAAGCAAAAAGTAATGGCTATGACCCGTATAATACTGATATTGAGCGCTTAGCTCATCGTCCAAAGAGGGTTGCAGAAGATCAGTGGCGTTCATTAGTTCATTATTGGAGTTCAAAAGAAGCAAAG GAAAAGAGCGAGAGAAACAAAGAAAGTCGAAAAAAGTTAACTATGACACACACATCAGGAAGAAAAAGTCTTGCTCAAATTATAGATGAT ATGACAAAAGAGAATACTGGTGTAAAGCCAACTCGTATTGAGGTGTGGAAAAAAACTCACACTAGAGAGAATAAACAACCAGTAAATGACATAGCCGGTGAAGTTATG AAACAAATGGATGATCTTGCTGAGGTGTATCCCGAGTTAAATGTCCCTGGAAGTGCTCGCAATGATATATATTCACAAGTAATGGGACCAGACACTCATGGGATTGTTAGAACTCTAGGAAAAGGAGCAGCTCCAAGTTTAGTTTATGGCCCAGTATATAAACGATCGCAGTTGGAGCAACGAGATTTTGATGCAAGGGTTGAGATAGAAGTTCAAAAAGCTACCGTAGCAATCCAAATTGATATGGATAAAAAGTTGGCTGAAGCAAAACAAAATATGGAagcaaaaatggatgaaagaaTGGATGAAAAGGTGAAGGAAAAAGTGAAGGCTGAGATGCAAGCATACGTACAGAGTATCGGTTTTATGAATGGCTCAAACAGTAAATCAATCAGTTATGAAGAGGCAAACAATTTTGTGCTCG CTTTCCCATAA